Proteins encoded by one window of Azoarcus sp. PA01:
- a CDS encoding ACT domain-containing protein translates to MSRLLVLTVIGDDRPGLVEELSSVITAHHGNWLESSMAQLAGKFAGLLKISVPPEHVQALETALAKLSALRVMVECSMDSAAEAPHRHRRLSFSLVGHDRIGIVREVSQVFARHGVNVEKLVTRTSTAPMSSETLFHAEAELKAGEHVDADALKADLERLSNDLIADINLDELVG, encoded by the coding sequence GTGTCCAGACTACTCGTTCTCACGGTGATCGGCGACGATCGCCCCGGGCTCGTCGAAGAGCTCTCGTCGGTCATTACCGCCCATCACGGCAACTGGCTCGAATCGTCGATGGCCCAGCTCGCCGGCAAGTTCGCGGGCCTGCTCAAGATCAGCGTGCCCCCCGAACACGTGCAGGCGCTCGAAACCGCGCTGGCGAAACTCTCGGCGCTGCGCGTGATGGTGGAATGTTCGATGGACAGCGCGGCCGAGGCGCCGCATCGCCATCGTCGGCTGTCGTTCAGCCTCGTCGGGCACGACCGCATCGGTATCGTTCGTGAAGTCTCGCAAGTGTTCGCGCGCCACGGCGTCAACGTCGAAAAACTCGTCACCCGCACGTCGACCGCGCCGATGTCGTCCGAGACGCTGTTCCATGCCGAAGCGGAGCTGAAGGCCGGCGAGCATGTCGATGCCGACGCGCTCAAGGCCGATCTCGAGCGACTTTCGAACGACCTGATCGCCGATATCAACCTCGACGAGCTGGTCGGCTGA
- a CDS encoding dihydrolipoamide acyltransferase, producing MSRIVEIRMPKYPECWDSCGSCRTGEVFVQSVLVRNGEEIGTDETLIVLETGKVALDIPSPYSGTLIDVRVEEGDPIDEGEIIATIEVD from the coding sequence TTGAGCCGCATAGTCGAAATCCGCATGCCGAAATATCCGGAATGCTGGGACAGCTGCGGCTCGTGCCGAACCGGCGAAGTGTTCGTACAGAGCGTGCTGGTGCGCAACGGCGAAGAAATCGGCACGGACGAGACGCTGATCGTGCTCGAAACGGGCAAGGTCGCGCTCGACATTCCCAGCCCGTATTCCGGAACCCTCATCGACGTGCGCGTCGAGGAAGGCGATCCGATCGACGAGGGTGAAATCATCGCGACGATCGAAGTGGACTGA
- a CDS encoding ferredoxin--NADP reductase gives MSNLAVERVLSVHHWNDSLFSFRTTRDRGLRFENGQFVMIGLEVDGRPLTRAYSIASPNYEEHLEFFSIKVPNGPLTSRLQHLKEGDPIVVSKKPTGTLVLHDLKPGKRLYLLATGTGLAPFLSLMQDPHTYERFEHVVLIHGVRTVSELAYRDFITRELADNEFFGEDARNKLIYYPTVTREPFVNQGRLTDLIETGKLFDDIGLPPLDPQHDRVMICGSPAMLKDSCAMLDARGFRISRHIGEPGDYVIERAFVEK, from the coding sequence ATGAGCAATCTCGCTGTCGAACGCGTCCTGAGCGTCCACCACTGGAACGACTCGCTGTTCAGCTTCCGCACGACGCGCGACCGCGGCCTGCGCTTCGAGAATGGCCAGTTCGTGATGATCGGCCTCGAAGTGGACGGCCGGCCGCTGACGCGCGCGTACAGCATCGCGAGCCCGAACTACGAGGAGCATCTCGAATTCTTCAGCATCAAGGTGCCGAACGGGCCGCTGACGTCGCGGCTGCAGCACCTCAAGGAAGGCGATCCGATCGTCGTCAGCAAGAAGCCGACCGGCACGCTCGTGCTGCACGACCTGAAGCCCGGCAAGCGCCTGTACCTGCTCGCGACCGGCACCGGCCTCGCCCCGTTCCTGAGCCTGATGCAGGATCCGCATACATACGAGCGCTTCGAGCACGTCGTGCTGATCCATGGCGTGCGCACCGTTTCGGAACTCGCCTACCGCGACTTCATCACGCGGGAACTCGCGGACAACGAGTTCTTCGGCGAGGACGCGCGCAACAAGCTGATCTATTACCCGACCGTCACGCGCGAGCCGTTCGTCAACCAGGGGCGCCTGACGGACCTCATCGAAACCGGCAAGCTGTTCGACGACATCGGCCTGCCGCCGCTCGACCCGCAGCACGACCGCGTGATGATCTGCGGCAGCCCGGCGATGCTCAAGGACAGCTGCGCGATGCTCGATGCGCGCGGCTTCAGGATCTCGCGCCATATCGGCGAGCCCGGCGACTACGTGATCGAGCGCGCCTTCGTCGAGAAGTGA
- a CDS encoding LysR family transcriptional regulator, with protein sequence MRYTLRQLAIFVAVARHGSISRAAEALSMSQSAASSGLAELERQFDVQLFDRVGKSVRLNELGERLLPRAVEFLDRAEDIEALLRGQTGYGTLDVGATLTIGNYLATLIVAEFLQRHRDSRIRLGVHNTATIIQQVASFELDLGLIEGKCQHAELEVVPWLEDELVVFCAPTHPLAGRVGAGEEDLLEQPWILREIGSGTRETFDQAMRHVEGRFDVRLELEHTEAIKRAVESGLGVGCISRLALREAFRRGSLVPVETPWLDLRRRFHFLWHRQKFRTPGMQAFLELCREMTAGAQRSDEIALSYIR encoded by the coding sequence ATGCGCTACACCTTGCGGCAGCTCGCGATCTTTGTCGCCGTCGCGCGCCACGGCAGCATTTCACGCGCTGCCGAGGCCCTTTCGATGTCGCAATCGGCGGCGAGCAGCGGACTCGCGGAGCTCGAGCGCCAGTTCGACGTGCAGCTGTTCGATCGCGTCGGCAAGTCGGTCCGCTTGAACGAGCTCGGCGAACGGCTGCTGCCGCGCGCGGTGGAGTTCCTCGATCGTGCCGAGGACATCGAGGCGCTGCTGCGCGGGCAGACCGGCTATGGAACACTGGACGTCGGCGCGACGCTGACGATCGGCAACTACCTCGCGACGTTGATCGTCGCCGAATTTCTCCAGCGGCACCGCGACAGCCGCATCCGTCTCGGCGTTCACAACACGGCCACGATCATCCAGCAGGTCGCGAGCTTCGAACTCGATCTGGGGTTGATCGAAGGCAAATGCCAGCACGCCGAACTCGAGGTCGTGCCGTGGCTCGAAGATGAACTGGTGGTGTTCTGCGCACCGACGCATCCGCTCGCCGGGCGGGTCGGTGCCGGCGAGGAAGACTTGCTGGAGCAGCCGTGGATTTTGCGCGAGATCGGTTCGGGCACGCGCGAAACCTTCGATCAGGCGATGCGCCACGTCGAAGGGCGATTCGACGTCCGACTCGAACTCGAGCATACCGAAGCAATCAAGCGGGCCGTCGAATCGGGCCTCGGTGTCGGCTGCATTTCGCGGCTGGCGCTGCGCGAAGCGTTCCGGCGCGGCAGTCTGGTGCCGGTCGAGACGCCGTGGCTGGACCTGCGGCGGCGCTTCCATTTCCTGTGGCATCGGCAGAAGTTCCGCACGCCGGGGATGCAGGCTTTTCTCGAACTGTGTCGCGAGATGACCGCGGGCGCGCAGCGCAGCGACGAGATCGCGTTGAGTTACATTCGCTGA